Proteins encoded together in one Thermococcus gammatolerans EJ3 window:
- a CDS encoding molybdopterin-guanine dinucleotide biosynthesis protein A (mobA), translated as MLGLILAFPEKRWENYTLPVKGEPIVRLTERRLLTAKRINKTLTIVRKDKLKTYSLHVSNPVPVTARNKMEALLRALPDEPFFLVEGNMPLIMPFFVNYLVGLFYEDEPEALIPVWSDGSAEVFHAVYEADALREAIESAMAEGYRSFSRITEFLDYESVSIEELARRNPKVTLSFFRVRSGFDAKFADESLRSGV; from the coding sequence ATGCTCGGCTTAATCCTCGCGTTTCCCGAAAAGCGGTGGGAAAACTACACCCTGCCCGTGAAAGGAGAGCCCATCGTCAGGCTCACGGAGAGGAGGCTCTTAACCGCCAAAAGAATAAACAAAACGCTTACAATCGTCAGAAAGGACAAGCTGAAGACTTACTCGCTCCACGTTTCAAACCCTGTCCCCGTGACTGCAAGAAACAAGATGGAGGCGCTCCTCAGGGCACTTCCTGACGAGCCTTTTTTCCTTGTCGAAGGCAACATGCCCCTTATAATGCCCTTCTTCGTGAACTATCTCGTCGGTCTCTTCTACGAGGACGAGCCCGAGGCGCTAATCCCCGTCTGGAGCGATGGAAGTGCTGAGGTATTCCACGCGGTTTACGAGGCAGATGCGCTGAGAGAGGCAATAGAATCGGCAATGGCAGAGGGATACAGGAGCTTTTCAAGGATTACAGAGTTCCTTGATTACGAGTCAGTTTCGATTGAAGAGCTGGCAAGGAGGAACCCCAAGGTAACGCTGAGCTTCTTCAGGGTGAGGAGTGGCTTCGACGCGAAGTTTGCAGATGAATCGCTTAGGTCTGGAGTTTAG
- a CDS encoding PEGA domain-containing protein, which produces MVELKGAYLAAITLMLLFSTLAGASDYWVGFYGTTGYDELRAVSIMPNGDIVAAGKASFNGTTAPWVIRLDRYGRVLWSKYYTIPGVEADVRALAIDNNGNIIAVGSVRRKAGETLTSDLLVMKLDGDGNVLWARDYDAGSLEVASSIVIDGNAIFVGGYATPESPEVWVLRLNPYGDVVWGKVYPAVYPTFKPFLALNGSALLALGLLGSGSPVLMRLNPLSGGVIEATGCSNFPVSSPVLAVGGNHSSILNGNGTCLAVLLPSGEWSCYNPGFGGVDVVGAGYSDDGTLYALSVAKPWPGINFYVLGLRGESIKVSRAYRLSDLDIPRGMEVSQDSLLIVGSSERFSRAVKTEGFVAKLPLNGAIGSYGSKDADPSIFTGSSRVEGVDISSRTLLPKVFTLEVRVGDIKPVGFLRIEVGIDEPVKLYIDGEFRALLGREGVLVLTPGTHVVKLTADGYWDYEATVSIWDGMETVLKAELKRKAEHGILLVNSSPSHAAVYLNGTLVGWTPLALNLSPGEYMVEVTKDGYRTYRMKVKVIPGERKVLSAELERIQVSTTSTTSTTTTTTISTSFSTTSSSAITTTTTGSSAEPRSSTTRKKGGLCGPAAVVVLSVFPLVLMRGFRRGTR; this is translated from the coding sequence GTGGTTGAGTTGAAGGGTGCGTACCTCGCGGCGATAACGCTCATGCTGCTCTTCTCTACCTTAGCCGGTGCCTCCGACTACTGGGTGGGCTTCTACGGCACGACCGGCTACGATGAGCTCAGGGCCGTTTCCATAATGCCGAACGGGGACATCGTGGCCGCTGGAAAGGCTTCTTTTAACGGTACAACCGCTCCCTGGGTGATACGGCTCGACCGTTACGGGAGGGTTCTGTGGTCGAAGTACTACACGATCCCGGGCGTGGAGGCCGATGTGAGGGCTCTTGCCATCGATAACAACGGTAACATCATAGCGGTTGGATCCGTCAGGAGGAAAGCAGGTGAAACGCTGACCTCTGACCTTCTCGTCATGAAGCTCGACGGAGACGGAAACGTCCTTTGGGCGAGGGATTACGATGCAGGATCGCTTGAAGTTGCCAGTTCGATTGTGATTGACGGCAACGCCATCTTTGTGGGTGGCTACGCAACGCCCGAAAGCCCGGAGGTCTGGGTTCTCCGCTTGAACCCCTACGGTGATGTCGTCTGGGGGAAAGTTTATCCTGCAGTTTACCCAACTTTCAAGCCGTTCCTCGCCCTCAACGGAAGTGCACTTTTGGCCCTAGGCCTGCTCGGATCGGGAAGTCCCGTTTTGATGAGGCTTAACCCCCTCAGCGGGGGGGTGATAGAGGCCACAGGGTGCTCAAACTTCCCTGTTTCGTCGCCCGTTCTTGCGGTTGGGGGGAATCACTCCTCAATACTGAACGGTAACGGGACTTGTTTGGCTGTTCTCCTGCCCTCGGGGGAATGGAGCTGCTACAACCCCGGCTTCGGAGGCGTTGACGTTGTCGGGGCGGGCTACTCAGATGATGGGACCCTCTACGCCCTGAGCGTTGCGAAGCCTTGGCCCGGGATCAACTTCTACGTTCTGGGCCTCAGGGGGGAATCCATCAAAGTGAGCAGGGCCTATCGGCTGAGCGATCTCGACATTCCAAGAGGGATGGAGGTTTCCCAGGATTCCCTGCTCATAGTCGGTTCAAGCGAACGCTTCTCCCGGGCCGTTAAAACAGAGGGCTTCGTCGCCAAGCTGCCGCTCAACGGCGCCATTGGAAGTTACGGATCGAAGGATGCGGATCCATCAATTTTCACCGGGAGTTCCAGGGTTGAGGGGGTAGATATCTCGTCTAGAACGCTCCTGCCGAAGGTTTTCACGCTTGAAGTCAGGGTCGGAGACATCAAACCCGTTGGATTCCTGAGGATTGAAGTTGGGATAGACGAGCCTGTTAAGCTCTACATTGACGGCGAGTTCAGGGCCCTCTTGGGCCGGGAGGGCGTTTTGGTTCTCACTCCGGGGACACACGTGGTCAAGCTAACCGCCGATGGTTATTGGGACTACGAGGCGACGGTTTCGATATGGGATGGAATGGAGACTGTTCTCAAGGCCGAACTCAAGAGAAAGGCGGAGCACGGCATCCTACTCGTCAATTCAAGCCCCTCCCACGCGGCCGTTTACCTCAACGGCACTCTCGTTGGGTGGACCCCCTTAGCGCTGAACCTGAGCCCGGGGGAGTACATGGTGGAAGTAACGAAGGACGGGTACAGGACGTACAGGATGAAGGTGAAGGTAATCCCCGGTGAGAGGAAAGTCCTCTCGGCGGAGCTTGAAAGGATTCAAGTTTCGACGACCTCAACAACGAGCACGACCACAACAACCACGATATCAACGAGTTTCTCGACGACTTCTAGTTCAGCAATTACGACCACAACAACCGGCTCATCAGCGGAGCCAAGATCCTCAACGACCAGGAAGAAAGGGGGCCTCTGCGGGCCGGCTGCAGTCGTTGTTCTCTCGGTTTTCCCACTCGTGCTGATGAGGGGATTTAGGAGGGGAACCCGGTAG
- a CDS encoding DUF1931 family protein — translation MAEMIIPYPQLQKILERTCELAVIKPRAEEMMEIVEKKLADLFEVAYENAKAERSDTIKMRHIPITKGFKNSLNLFRAVIEDEKVQIEPIRKFLLKKIPGDIPLEEDVVNELPIIAGTLFVLIGRVIKALHPEIKNVYPEHIEEAKKVLDYTL, via the coding sequence ATGGCCGAGATGATAATACCCTACCCGCAGCTCCAGAAGATCCTGGAGAGGACCTGCGAGCTCGCGGTCATCAAGCCGAGGGCCGAGGAGATGATGGAGATAGTCGAAAAGAAGCTGGCAGATCTCTTCGAGGTCGCCTACGAGAACGCCAAAGCCGAGCGCTCGGATACGATAAAGATGCGTCACATACCGATTACCAAGGGCTTCAAGAACAGCCTGAACCTCTTCAGGGCGGTCATCGAGGACGAGAAAGTCCAGATCGAGCCAATCAGGAAGTTCCTGCTGAAGAAGATACCCGGAGACATCCCGCTCGAGGAGGACGTCGTCAACGAGCTCCCGATTATCGCAGGAACCCTCTTCGTGCTCATAGGAAGGGTCATCAAGGCGCTCCACCCGGAGATTAAGAACGTCTACCCGGAGCATATCGAGGAGGCAAAGAAGGTTCTGGACTACACGCTCTGA
- the glmS gene encoding glutamine--fructose-6-phosphate transaminase (isomerizing), whose product MCGIIGYIGDRKACEVIVRGLKRLEYRGYDSAGVVTAQGNEIEVRKGAGRIDELAQRLGFLEMEGNRGVGHTRWATHGVPNDINAHPHTDCSGKIALVHNGIIENFAELKEELLKKGHVFTSDTDTEVIAHLIEEELKSAENFEEALRRALKRLRGSFALGIIYADEPDRIYVVRNESPLVIGVGNGENFAASDVPAFLEYTNRVVFLDDGEYAILKKDSYVVKRLDTGEIVEKPVHEIEWTLEMAEKAGYPHFMLKEIYEQPRAIRDAIHGNREVIGTVAEEIANYERIIFVAMGTSYHAALVGKYLFQRLVKRVPIVEEASEFRYEFEDLVDENTLLIAITQSGETADTLAAMRLAKRKGAKVLAIVNVVGSMATRIADLTLYTHAGPEIGVAATKTYTTQLTVLTMLAMELARKLGTIERDYLNRLEEDLQRVPELVERVLSHDESLRELAESLVGKRDFFYIGRGIGFPTALEGALKLKEISYIHAEGLSAGELKHGPLALLEEGVPVVAIAPSGKTFSKMVSNIEEAKARGALIITLSDRKEAEKFSDVLIEMPPLDELLTPITYVVPLQLLAYHLAVLRGNDPDKPRNLAKSVTVE is encoded by the coding sequence ATGTGTGGGATCATTGGCTACATAGGTGATAGAAAGGCCTGTGAGGTCATAGTCAGGGGGCTGAAGAGGCTCGAGTACAGGGGCTACGATTCGGCCGGTGTCGTTACCGCCCAGGGGAATGAGATAGAAGTCAGGAAAGGCGCCGGCAGGATAGACGAGCTGGCCCAAAGGCTCGGCTTTCTTGAGATGGAGGGCAACAGGGGAGTCGGCCACACCCGCTGGGCGACCCACGGTGTTCCGAACGACATCAACGCTCACCCCCACACGGACTGCAGCGGCAAGATAGCGCTCGTCCACAACGGCATCATCGAGAACTTCGCCGAGCTGAAGGAAGAGCTCCTGAAAAAGGGGCACGTCTTCACGAGCGACACCGACACGGAGGTCATCGCCCATCTTATAGAGGAGGAGCTGAAATCGGCCGAGAATTTTGAGGAAGCCCTTCGGAGGGCCCTTAAGCGGCTCAGGGGTTCTTTTGCCCTGGGTATAATTTACGCGGACGAACCGGACAGGATATACGTCGTCAGGAACGAGAGCCCCCTCGTGATCGGAGTCGGGAACGGGGAGAACTTCGCGGCAAGCGACGTTCCGGCTTTTCTCGAGTACACTAACAGAGTGGTTTTCCTCGACGACGGCGAGTACGCGATCCTCAAGAAGGATTCGTACGTGGTTAAGAGACTTGACACAGGTGAGATCGTTGAAAAGCCGGTCCACGAGATAGAATGGACGCTGGAAATGGCTGAAAAGGCAGGCTATCCCCACTTCATGCTCAAGGAGATCTACGAGCAGCCGAGGGCCATTAGGGACGCGATACACGGCAACAGGGAGGTAATAGGTACGGTTGCCGAGGAGATAGCGAACTACGAGAGGATAATCTTCGTTGCAATGGGGACGTCTTATCACGCGGCCCTCGTTGGCAAGTACCTGTTCCAGAGGCTCGTCAAGAGGGTTCCAATAGTCGAGGAGGCGAGCGAGTTCCGCTACGAGTTCGAGGATCTGGTGGATGAGAATACCCTCCTGATAGCGATAACCCAGAGCGGAGAAACGGCCGACACGCTCGCGGCGATGAGGCTTGCCAAGAGGAAGGGGGCAAAGGTGCTGGCGATAGTGAACGTCGTTGGAAGTATGGCCACGAGGATAGCGGATCTGACCCTCTACACCCATGCCGGGCCGGAGATAGGGGTCGCGGCAACGAAAACCTATACCACCCAGCTCACGGTTTTAACGATGCTCGCAATGGAGCTCGCCAGAAAGCTCGGAACCATTGAAAGGGATTACCTCAACAGGCTTGAGGAAGACCTTCAGAGGGTTCCGGAGCTCGTTGAGAGGGTTTTATCCCACGATGAAAGCCTGAGGGAGCTGGCCGAATCCCTCGTGGGGAAGAGGGATTTCTTCTACATAGGCAGGGGCATAGGCTTTCCAACTGCTCTGGAGGGTGCCCTAAAGCTCAAGGAAATCAGCTACATCCACGCCGAGGGTCTCTCCGCTGGAGAGTTAAAACACGGCCCTCTGGCACTCCTCGAGGAGGGCGTTCCCGTCGTCGCGATAGCACCGAGCGGAAAGACCTTCTCCAAGATGGTTAGCAACATCGAGGAGGCCAAGGCTAGGGGTGCCCTTATAATAACGCTTTCCGACAGGAAGGAGGCGGAGAAGTTCTCGGACGTTTTGATCGAGATGCCCCCCCTTGACGAACTGCTCACGCCGATAACCTATGTTGTTCCCCTCCAGCTCCTCGCGTACCACCTGGCAGTCCTGAGGGGTAACGACCCCGATAAACCGAGAAATCTTGCCAAATCCGTTACCGTTGAATGA